The following coding sequences lie in one Capsicum annuum cultivar UCD-10X-F1 chromosome 5, UCD10Xv1.1, whole genome shotgun sequence genomic window:
- the LOC107872563 gene encoding protein MIZU-KUSSEI 1 — protein MITSYPTTTTTQITSVDCQKQVRSWRFLRSLMELLIPRCNCIFVEEENDDKKHTPYFKHNSSSSSPTTITGTIFGSRKGKVNFCIQSNPNSTNPILLLELAVSTSSLAREMQKGIVRIALESKINDYSSSSSSTFSLSSLLSMPIWRMYCNGKRVGFAVKRKPTKIDLQVLRQMESIIVGAGIIHRKRGVTKRDDEDDIMYLRGKFERVHGSDDSESFHLVDPEENMGQELSIFFLRSLN, from the coding sequence ATGATAACCTCATATCCTACAACCACTACAACCCAAATAACCTCTGTGGACTGCCAAAAACAAGTGCGGTCATGGAGGTTTCTTCGTTCGCTCATGGAACTTCTGATTCCCCGGTGCAATTGCATCTTCGTTGAAGAAGAAAACGATGATAAAAAACACACACCCTACTTCAAACATAACTCGTCATCATCCTCACCCACAACCATTACTGGTACAATCTTTGGTTCGCGTAAAGGAAAAGTCAACTTTTGCATTCAGTCAAACCCTAATTCCACAAACCCTATTCTTCTTCTTGAACTCGCGGTTTCAACCTCATCACTTGCTCGTGAAATGCAAAAGGGGATAGTGAGAATCGCTCTCGAGAGTAAAATAAATGATtactcctcctcctcctcttctacTTTTTCGTTGTCGTCTCTTTTGTCTATGCCAATATGGAGGATGTATTGTAATGGAAAGAGAGTAGGGTTTGCAGTTAAAAGAAAACCTACAAAAATTGATTTGCAAGTTTTGAGACAAATGGAGTCAATTATTGTTGGAGCTGGAATTATTCATAGGAAAAGAGGAGTTACTAAAagagatgatgaagatgatataATGTATCTAAGAGGAAAATTTGAAAGGGTTCATGGATCTGATGACTCAGAGTCCTTTCATTTGGTTGATCCTGAAGAAAATATGGGTCAAGAGCTAAGCATTTTCTTTCTACGCtctcttaattaa